From a single Pyxidicoccus xibeiensis genomic region:
- a CDS encoding glycosyltransferase family 39 protein, translating to MRLVWPSSCFPSVQSRGPRRDDCNRLRFVVRVVVIASLALAFARGVVFKRIETGDEGVNGTMALNMCRSLALVVRPSYIPGGSEDWVGHDLPGIGNTPFHSVLLALGGCPLGGQLEAMGLVSFVALAATLFFTYRLVALWERRAALLTTLLLALSPTVLWQFRLMEAEPVLVAWGMAGTYWIARGELSGRKWHSLLGGACLGLGFLTKLWLVTPFVLASLGLLAIVRLQRRQRALVPVACITAGFLATASLHLAFIALRSPTDVALWLTQVYFAPFLGQSIGGSKLAGAGVPPEWGHPFWYYPAVLYREHFFLCPLLLAALPALKRRAPTAAGLFVAIGFGLASLVPLSLPAIKEPLYILGLLPFLYALAGLGASSLFAGEGTLEPQGALGRRALLVAGFFSAAAVLLIGAAHARGLERDELTPVYVGAHALGVGGAWLLAYAAARLDRTRATALIGGLSALSLAGFGAYEFTAPQPPYKEISEILRPYLEPLPPGHESFISPQYKVLQLYLFRNGRYWQSFYTELRPETLMASIASGEHCAFVFGPEEREDHRLEQMERDIALRALDLSAELPERSRRGFSVFVNRACVQEGAKGWSR from the coding sequence ATGAGGCTTGTCTGGCCAAGCTCGTGCTTTCCCTCCGTTCAGTCGCGTGGGCCGCGGCGTGATGACTGCAATCGCCTGCGCTTCGTCGTCCGTGTGGTGGTCATTGCCTCCCTTGCTCTGGCCTTCGCGCGCGGCGTCGTCTTCAAGCGTATCGAAACAGGTGACGAGGGCGTCAATGGCACAATGGCCCTCAATATGTGTCGTTCGCTGGCGCTCGTGGTGCGGCCCTCGTACATCCCTGGCGGCTCGGAGGATTGGGTCGGCCACGATCTGCCGGGTATTGGCAACACTCCATTTCACTCGGTGCTCCTCGCACTCGGAGGCTGCCCTCTGGGCGGCCAGCTCGAAGCCATGGGGCTCGTCTCATTCGTGGCGCTTGCCGCCACCCTCTTCTTCACCTACCGGCTCGTCGCCCTGTGGGAGCGTCGCGCGGCGCTCCTGACGACGCTCCTGCTCGCGCTCTCTCCCACCGTCCTGTGGCAATTCCGGCTGATGGAGGCCGAGCCTGTCCTCGTGGCGTGGGGCATGGCGGGCACGTATTGGATTGCGCGAGGGGAACTCTCCGGGAGGAAGTGGCACTCCCTGCTGGGTGGCGCATGCCTCGGCCTTGGCTTCCTGACGAAGCTGTGGCTCGTCACCCCCTTCGTGCTGGCTTCGCTGGGGCTCCTTGCCATCGTGCGTCTCCAGCGGCGTCAGCGGGCGCTGGTGCCTGTCGCCTGCATCACCGCCGGCTTTCTTGCCACGGCGTCCCTCCACCTCGCCTTCATCGCCCTCCGGTCACCCACGGATGTCGCCCTCTGGCTCACCCAGGTCTACTTCGCTCCCTTCCTGGGGCAGAGCATCGGAGGGTCGAAGCTGGCTGGGGCGGGCGTGCCTCCGGAATGGGGGCATCCCTTCTGGTACTACCCGGCGGTCCTCTACCGGGAGCATTTCTTCCTCTGCCCCCTCCTTCTGGCTGCGCTCCCCGCCTTGAAGCGGCGTGCGCCGACCGCGGCCGGGCTCTTCGTCGCCATCGGCTTCGGGCTCGCGAGCCTGGTTCCTCTCTCGCTCCCCGCCATCAAGGAGCCGCTCTACATCCTGGGCCTCCTGCCGTTCCTCTATGCCCTGGCCGGGCTTGGTGCTTCGTCGCTCTTTGCCGGGGAGGGCACCCTCGAGCCGCAGGGGGCACTGGGCCGTCGAGCCCTCCTGGTGGCGGGCTTCTTCTCGGCTGCGGCAGTGCTCCTCATCGGGGCGGCTCATGCCCGGGGGCTCGAGCGCGATGAGCTCACGCCCGTCTACGTTGGCGCGCACGCTCTCGGGGTGGGGGGCGCGTGGCTCCTGGCGTATGCGGCGGCTCGCCTCGATCGCACGCGGGCGACAGCGCTCATCGGTGGCCTCTCCGCGCTGTCGCTGGCCGGTTTCGGGGCGTACGAGTTCACGGCTCCTCAACCACCGTACAAGGAGATCTCGGAGATCCTTCGCCCCTATTTGGAGCCCCTGCCGCCCGGGCACGAGAGCTTCATCTCGCCCCAGTACAAGGTTCTTCAGCTCTATCTGTTTCGTAATGGTCGCTACTGGCAGTCCTTCTACACGGAACTCCGGCCGGAGACGCTCATGGCGAGCATCGCGTCCGGCGAGCACTGCGCCTTCGTCTTCGGCCCGGAGGAGCGTGAAGACCACCGGCTCGAGCAAATGGAGCGGGACATCGCGCTGCGGGCCCTGGACTTGAGCGCGGAGCTGCCGGAGCGCTCACGGAGGGGGTTCAGCGTCTTCGTGAACCGAGCATGCGTGCAGGAGGGCGCGAAGGGATGGTCGCGGTAG
- a CDS encoding DUF2019 domain-containing protein, giving the protein MSASDAKQKKTRRQRRKFTHKLLAHGNAGRNALLVLLKHERMDVRVMAAAHLLRYRTAEAKAVLEEAAKGKGLVPFEAGQALKRWEEGTWALDPE; this is encoded by the coding sequence ATGTCGGCGAGTGACGCGAAGCAGAAGAAGACCCGGAGGCAGCGCCGGAAGTTCACGCATAAGCTCCTGGCCCATGGAAACGCAGGGCGTAATGCCCTCCTCGTCCTGCTCAAGCATGAGCGCATGGATGTGCGTGTCATGGCTGCCGCCCATCTGCTCCGCTACCGGACGGCCGAGGCGAAGGCGGTTTTGGAGGAAGCCGCCAAGGGCAAGGGGCTCGTGCCCTTTGAAGCCGGGCAGGCATTGAAGCGCTGGGAGGAAGGGACCTGGGCACTCGATCCGGAATAG
- a CDS encoding protein kinase: MVLLAERHLPHGLAGLVTIKRLRNPVTFEHCQRLIEEVQLAFRLHHPAIAQVHHLKIHADRPHVIAEYVDGPTLDTIISLATMREKPLCAPFALYIAAEVADEPAPIPWTPEM, translated from the coding sequence GTGGTGCTCCTGGCAGAGCGTCACCTCCCCCATGGACTCGCTGGACTCGTCACCATCAAGCGCCTTCGCAATCCCGTCACTTTCGAGCACTGCCAGCGGCTGATCGAGGAGGTCCAGCTCGCCTTCCGCCTCCACCACCCGGCCATCGCCCAGGTCCATCACCTGAAAATCCACGCCGACCGGCCGCACGTCATCGCGGAGTACGTGGACGGCCCCACGCTGGACACCATCATCAGCCTCGCCACCATGCGCGAGAAGCCGCTCTGCGCGCCCTTCGCCCTCTACATCGCCGCCGAGGTGGCCGATGAGCCTGCCCCGATTCCGTGGACACCCGAGATGTGA
- a CDS encoding LysR family transcriptional regulator has protein sequence MKTNLLPHLQTFLVVARLRSFSAAARELGVTPAAVSQSVRQLEEQLRVVLFTRTTRSMALTEAGRRLLEGAGPGLGQALASLQEVSARPGEAVGRLKLTVPEVAVPFVITPVLPAFRERHPRVEVEVVSENRFVDIVADGYDAGVRLHEAIERDMVQVRLTEAFRFVVVGAPAYFERHGTPQKPEDLLRHECFTLRIPSSGGLYAWELERGKRNWRVPVRGGVVTNNRGLMLALVEQGLGLAYAVEPAVKEQLRDGRLMRVLEEYAPIVPGFFLYFPSRAQRSGPLRLFIEVAREFAARTP, from the coding sequence ATGAAGACGAACCTCCTGCCGCACCTGCAGACGTTCCTCGTGGTGGCGCGCCTCAGGAGCTTCAGCGCGGCGGCGCGCGAGCTCGGTGTCACCCCGGCAGCCGTGAGTCAGTCGGTGCGTCAGCTGGAGGAGCAGCTGCGGGTGGTGCTCTTCACCCGCACCACCCGCAGCATGGCGCTCACGGAGGCAGGGCGCCGGCTGCTCGAGGGCGCGGGGCCGGGCCTCGGCCAGGCGCTCGCCTCCCTGCAAGAGGTGTCGGCCCGGCCGGGCGAGGCGGTGGGGAGGCTGAAGCTGACGGTGCCGGAGGTCGCGGTGCCCTTCGTCATCACCCCCGTGCTGCCTGCCTTCCGCGAGCGCCACCCTCGGGTGGAGGTGGAGGTGGTCTCCGAGAACCGCTTCGTGGACATCGTCGCGGACGGCTACGACGCGGGGGTGCGCCTGCACGAGGCCATCGAGCGCGACATGGTGCAGGTGCGCCTCACCGAGGCCTTCCGCTTCGTCGTGGTGGGTGCCCCCGCGTACTTCGAGCGCCACGGCACGCCCCAGAAGCCCGAGGACCTGCTGCGCCACGAGTGCTTCACCCTCCGCATCCCCTCGAGCGGAGGGCTCTACGCCTGGGAGCTGGAGCGCGGGAAGCGGAACTGGCGGGTGCCGGTGCGCGGCGGCGTCGTCACCAACAATCGAGGGCTGATGCTCGCCCTGGTGGAGCAGGGGCTGGGACTCGCGTACGCCGTCGAGCCGGCGGTGAAGGAGCAGCTGCGCGACGGGCGGCTGATGCGGGTGCTCGAGGAGTACGCCCCCATCGTGCCCGGCTTCTTCCTCTACTTCCCGAGCCGGGCGCAGCGCTCGGGCCCCTTGCGCCTCTTCATCGAGGTGGCCAGGGAGTTCGCAGCCAGGACGCCCTGA
- a CDS encoding aldo/keto reductase, giving the protein MIAKSPSIILNNGVQMPALGLGVFQSPPAETVGAVEAAIAAGYRLIDTAAAYFNEREVGEGFRRSGIPRDEVFIETKVWITDYGYDATLHAFDKSARKLGVDQLDLLLLHQPLSSAFDRTLEAYRALEHLLADGRVRAIGVSNFMPGHLERLLSAAQVVPAVNQIEVHPYFQQPELQRMHAKHGIVTQAWSPIGGITSYFGGREKTTFNDPTLLGIARQHGKSAAQVMLRWHLQKGLSAIPKSIKPARIAENFNVFDFELTREQVAAIDALDTGVRGGPDPDSITLANYGRAIPEA; this is encoded by the coding sequence ATGATTGCGAAGAGCCCCTCCATCATTCTCAACAATGGCGTGCAGATGCCGGCCCTTGGGCTCGGCGTCTTCCAGAGCCCACCGGCCGAGACTGTGGGGGCCGTCGAGGCAGCCATTGCTGCCGGCTACCGGCTCATCGACACCGCCGCCGCGTACTTCAACGAGCGCGAGGTCGGGGAAGGCTTCCGTCGCTCCGGCATCCCCCGCGACGAAGTGTTCATCGAGACGAAGGTGTGGATCACCGACTACGGCTACGATGCCACCCTGCACGCGTTCGACAAGAGCGCCCGCAAGCTCGGCGTCGACCAGCTCGACCTGCTGCTCCTGCATCAGCCGCTTTCGTCGGCGTTCGACCGTACCCTCGAGGCCTACCGGGCGCTTGAGCACCTGCTCGCGGACGGCAGGGTGCGCGCCATCGGCGTGAGCAACTTCATGCCCGGGCACCTCGAGCGCCTGCTGAGCGCAGCGCAGGTCGTGCCCGCGGTGAACCAGATTGAGGTGCATCCGTACTTCCAGCAGCCGGAGCTGCAGCGCATGCACGCGAAGCACGGGATTGTGACCCAGGCATGGTCGCCCATCGGCGGCATCACCTCGTACTTCGGAGGTCGCGAGAAGACGACGTTCAACGACCCGACGCTGCTTGGGATTGCGCGCCAGCACGGCAAGTCGGCCGCCCAGGTGATGCTCCGCTGGCACCTGCAGAAGGGCCTTTCTGCCATCCCGAAGTCGATCAAGCCCGCGCGCATCGCTGAGAACTTCAATGTCTTCGACTTCGAGCTCACGCGCGAGCAGGTGGCAGCAATCGACGCGCTCGATACCGGAGTCCGTGGCGGGCCGGACCCCGACAGCATCACCCTCGCCAACTACGGCCGCGCCATCCCCGAGGCCTAG
- a CDS encoding (R)-mandelonitrile lyase, which produces MRLTTLTAAVLPLLAVACAHSNNTGKSMDARVSEAPPGDGAQGLQIARAGSQPSREGPAENFTGAVRVDPLFQAKPPARASGAAVTFEPGARSAWHSHPLGQVLYVTEGVGRVQRWGDPVEEIRKGDVVWIPPGQKHWHGASHESRMTHIAVSEHLDGKAVDWMEKVSDAQYGAPATGRAATSAAPARPGVGADGQPTRAQQLFGDISPKMVELTDGVLFGDIWERPELSKRDRSLVTVSALIAMNRPDQLRSHFARARDNGVTREELIETITHLAFYAGWPSAVMALGVAKEVFEAKQP; this is translated from the coding sequence ATGAGACTCACGACACTGACTGCCGCGGTATTGCCGCTACTGGCCGTGGCCTGTGCCCACTCGAACAACACCGGGAAGTCGATGGACGCCCGAGTGTCCGAGGCCCCTCCAGGTGACGGCGCACAGGGACTGCAGATTGCCCGGGCCGGCTCACAGCCCTCGCGTGAAGGCCCCGCCGAGAACTTCACCGGGGCCGTGCGGGTCGACCCGCTCTTCCAGGCGAAGCCCCCAGCACGCGCTTCGGGCGCCGCTGTGACCTTCGAGCCCGGCGCCCGCTCGGCCTGGCACTCGCACCCGCTGGGCCAGGTCCTCTACGTGACGGAGGGCGTGGGCCGGGTGCAGCGCTGGGGCGACCCCGTCGAGGAGATTCGCAAGGGTGACGTCGTCTGGATTCCGCCAGGGCAGAAGCACTGGCACGGGGCTTCGCACGAGAGCCGGATGACGCACATCGCAGTCTCCGAACACCTCGACGGCAAGGCCGTGGACTGGATGGAGAAGGTGAGCGACGCGCAGTACGGTGCGCCCGCCACGGGCCGAGCGGCCACCTCCGCGGCACCCGCACGCCCCGGCGTCGGTGCAGACGGCCAACCCACCCGGGCCCAGCAGCTGTTCGGGGACATCTCGCCGAAGATGGTCGAGCTCACGGACGGCGTGCTCTTCGGCGACATCTGGGAGCGCCCGGAGCTGTCCAAGCGGGACCGCAGCCTCGTTACCGTCAGCGCCCTCATCGCGATGAATCGCCCCGACCAGCTGCGGAGCCACTTCGCTCGGGCGCGCGACAACGGGGTGACGCGGGAGGAGCTCATCGAGACCATCACCCACCTGGCGTTCTATGCGGGCTGGCCGAGCGCGGTGATGGCGCTCGGCGTGGCGAAGGAAGTCTTCGAGGCCAAACAGCCGTGA
- a CDS encoding alpha/beta hydrolase produces the protein MRAQLVGRFISWSLVVAGVALGACAGPTRTVTAEPQGLVLREQGSFAVGGTVVTSPGTFDPRRPSAEGATLHGDHAYVFYQVPSGARPLPLVFWHGAGQSSKTWETTPDGREGFQSLFLRRRFPVYLIDQPRRGKAGRSTVPSTIPATPDDQTWFGMFRIGIWPDYFSGVQFSREPAALEQFFRATTPNTGPFDAEVSASAVSALFDRIGAGVLVTHSQGGGPGWRVAMRNPKVRAVVSYEPGSGFVFPEGEVPAPMPSLTGPLEATGVPMEHFRALTRIPIVIYFGDNIPEEPSPNPGQDNWRVRLAMARLWRDAVNRHGGNVTLVHLPELGIRGNTHFPFSDTNNVQIADLLSKFLADKGLD, from the coding sequence ATGCGTGCACAGTTGGTGGGGCGCTTCATATCGTGGTCGCTCGTCGTGGCGGGCGTGGCGCTGGGGGCATGTGCGGGGCCTACCCGCACCGTCACGGCCGAGCCGCAAGGGCTCGTGCTGCGCGAGCAGGGGAGCTTTGCCGTCGGCGGGACGGTGGTCACGAGTCCGGGGACCTTCGACCCGCGCCGCCCCTCGGCAGAAGGCGCAACGCTCCACGGGGACCACGCGTACGTCTTCTACCAGGTGCCCAGTGGTGCGCGCCCGCTCCCACTCGTGTTCTGGCACGGCGCCGGCCAGTCGTCCAAGACGTGGGAGACCACCCCGGACGGCCGGGAGGGCTTCCAGTCCCTCTTCCTGCGCCGCCGGTTCCCCGTCTACCTGATAGACCAGCCACGGCGCGGCAAGGCGGGTCGCAGCACCGTCCCGTCCACCATCCCGGCTACTCCGGACGACCAGACCTGGTTTGGCATGTTCCGGATTGGCATCTGGCCCGACTACTTCTCTGGGGTCCAGTTCTCGCGGGAGCCGGCAGCGCTCGAGCAGTTCTTCCGCGCGACCACCCCAAACACGGGTCCCTTCGACGCAGAGGTGAGCGCGAGTGCCGTGTCCGCGCTCTTCGACCGGATTGGCGCCGGCGTTCTCGTCACGCACTCGCAGGGTGGCGGCCCCGGCTGGCGGGTGGCGATGCGCAACCCGAAGGTGCGAGCCGTCGTCTCGTACGAGCCGGGCAGTGGTTTCGTCTTCCCAGAGGGCGAGGTGCCAGCGCCCATGCCCAGCCTCACCGGCCCGCTCGAGGCCACGGGCGTCCCGATGGAGCACTTCCGGGCGCTGACTCGCATTCCCATCGTCATCTACTTCGGAGACAACATCCCGGAAGAGCCGTCACCCAACCCGGGCCAGGACAACTGGCGCGTGCGGCTCGCCATGGCGCGCCTCTGGCGTGATGCGGTGAACCGGCACGGCGGCAACGTCACCCTCGTCCACCTGCCCGAGCTCGGCATCCGGGGCAACACGCACTTCCCCTTTTCTGACACCAACAACGTGCAGATTGCAGACCTCCTTTCGAAGTTTCTCGCCGACAAAGGCTTGGATTGA
- a CDS encoding alpha/beta hydrolase: protein MREGQAGHLSPRSTLRDLLHHPAFAGFGPLLLPWDGRAYDEALPLSKIGSLLPYHTEVHPETVTHALNRMVDDVNGGKPVFYRFYDEAHRQDEPDKNRTGLFYFRGKPGAPFAIISPGGGFSYVGSVHEGFPYAAEISRRGYNAFVLRYRAGQGAAVATQDLAAALTYIFHNARTLGVSTPGYSLWGSSAGARMAAAIGSHGAAAFGGSQLPKPAVVVMAYTGHSDHSSDEPATFVVVGERDGIAPPAAMERRVAALRKVGSVVEFRRYPNLGHGFGVGTGTPAEGWIAEGTRFWERILRERGRGYRLVDTEAASTPSDAETQRR from the coding sequence ATGAGGGAGGGCCAGGCTGGCCATCTCAGTCCTCGCAGCACCCTGCGAGACCTGCTGCACCACCCGGCGTTCGCGGGCTTCGGCCCGTTGCTGTTGCCGTGGGATGGGCGCGCGTACGACGAGGCCCTGCCGCTCTCGAAGATTGGCTCGCTGTTGCCGTACCACACGGAGGTCCACCCCGAGACGGTGACGCATGCGCTCAATCGCATGGTCGACGACGTCAACGGCGGCAAGCCCGTCTTCTACCGGTTCTACGATGAAGCCCACCGGCAGGACGAGCCCGACAAGAACCGCACCGGGCTGTTCTACTTCCGTGGCAAGCCCGGAGCGCCCTTCGCGATCATCAGTCCCGGGGGCGGCTTCAGCTACGTCGGCAGCGTCCACGAAGGTTTCCCATACGCTGCCGAGATCAGCCGCCGGGGGTACAACGCCTTCGTGCTGAGGTACCGAGCCGGACAGGGCGCCGCGGTGGCAACCCAAGACCTCGCCGCGGCCCTGACGTACATCTTCCACAACGCGCGGACGCTGGGCGTCAGCACGCCCGGCTACTCGCTCTGGGGAAGCTCGGCCGGGGCGAGGATGGCAGCCGCCATCGGTTCACACGGCGCGGCGGCGTTCGGCGGCTCGCAACTCCCGAAGCCGGCGGTCGTGGTGATGGCCTACACGGGGCATTCGGACCACTCCTCCGACGAGCCCGCCACATTCGTTGTCGTAGGCGAGCGGGATGGGATTGCTCCGCCAGCGGCCATGGAGCGGCGCGTTGCGGCGCTCCGAAAGGTTGGGAGCGTCGTGGAGTTCCGCCGCTACCCGAACCTGGGTCATGGCTTCGGCGTCGGCACCGGCACGCCGGCCGAAGGGTGGATCGCCGAGGGGACCCGCTTCTGGGAGCGAATCCTCCGCGAGCGGGGTCGCGGCTACCGCCTCGTCGACACCGAGGCTGCTAGCACGCCGTCGGATGCGGAAACCCAGCGTCGCTGA
- a CDS encoding alpha/beta hydrolase produces MRDTTLKATLLVVMTGLMAGKVGAADYKANYKQNPFTLVYQGAITKNEPGKVNIHPVTYKLNGLDISANVYTPAKYDPKKKYPAIVVAHPNGGVKEQVAGLYAQRLAEQGYITIAADAAYQGASGGQPRNVDKPAYRIEDIHGMADFIARYPGVDVARLGLLGICGGGGYSLAAAQTDKRFKTIATISMFNSGRARRNGYADSQLSTIQQRLQQASAARDQEAAGGKILYAGDAELTDEQIAAQPFELYRQGYEYYWRSHAHPRSTFRYTMSSLVDLMRFDATNQIELINKPLMMIAGSKADSLYMTEDAFAKATGTKDKELFKIDGATHIETYWVPRYVDAAMGKLTQFYARTL; encoded by the coding sequence ATGAGAGACACCACTTTGAAGGCTACTCTTCTAGTCGTGATGACCGGGCTCATGGCTGGCAAGGTCGGGGCGGCGGATTACAAGGCGAACTACAAGCAGAACCCATTCACCTTGGTCTACCAAGGTGCAATCACGAAGAATGAGCCGGGCAAGGTCAACATCCATCCGGTCACGTACAAGCTCAACGGCTTGGATATTTCTGCCAACGTCTACACCCCGGCGAAGTACGATCCGAAGAAGAAATATCCTGCAATCGTCGTGGCGCACCCGAACGGCGGGGTGAAGGAGCAGGTGGCGGGCCTGTACGCCCAGCGACTGGCGGAACAAGGCTATATTACGATTGCCGCAGATGCCGCGTATCAGGGTGCGAGCGGAGGACAGCCACGCAACGTGGACAAACCCGCATACCGCATCGAGGACATTCACGGCATGGCGGATTTCATCGCCCGGTATCCGGGCGTCGATGTCGCGCGTTTGGGCCTCCTCGGCATCTGCGGCGGCGGCGGCTATTCGCTGGCCGCCGCGCAAACCGACAAGCGATTCAAGACGATTGCCACAATCAGCATGTTCAACTCCGGACGAGCTCGTCGCAATGGTTATGCGGATTCGCAGCTGAGCACCATTCAGCAACGTCTGCAGCAGGCTTCGGCCGCCCGCGACCAGGAAGCGGCGGGCGGGAAGATTCTCTATGCTGGAGATGCGGAACTGACAGATGAGCAGATCGCCGCACAGCCGTTTGAGCTGTATCGGCAGGGTTACGAGTACTACTGGAGGTCGCACGCGCACCCCCGCTCAACCTTCAGGTACACCATGAGCAGCCTGGTGGATCTGATGCGCTTCGACGCCACGAATCAAATCGAATTGATCAACAAGCCCCTGATGATGATCGCCGGCAGCAAGGCTGACAGCCTGTACATGACCGAGGACGCGTTCGCCAAGGCGACCGGCACGAAGGACAAGGAGTTGTTCAAGATCGATGGCGCGACGCACATCGAGACCTACTGGGTTCCCAGATATGTAGATGCCGCGATGGGCAAGCTGACGCAGTTTTACGCCAGGACTCTCTGA